The Miscanthus floridulus cultivar M001 unplaced genomic scaffold, ASM1932011v1 fs_565_2, whole genome shotgun sequence DNA segment TATCTGCTTGGTGATGTGATCATCCGTGCCTAGCTGTATTCAATGTAGTTTATGGTGTGATTCTATGTGACTGGCTGCTCACTTTTGAATCTTGTTTACAATCTCCAGATATCTGTACATGGTGATTAGTCGAGTTAGGGTTTAGAACTCTGACATTATTTATTTGAGACCCATAGCAACTGGAACTAGCATAGATGACAATGCATAGCAAGTCAGAAGTCACCTGTCTACATAACTGTTGCTTTGGTTGTTACAAGGTtgcaaattttattttattttatttttgtatGAACTGTTCCCTATAAGATGCCAATTTCCCCTTGTACATTCAGACTTTGGGATACATACTTATTGCGAAGCCTGAATTTATGCTACAAAAGGATATGTTGAAACTCATAGAGACAGCACTATCTTCTGAGGTTGATTATAGATTAAAGGTATGTCATTTTGTAATTGCATCTTCTTTTGGTAGTTATTTTCTGTTTGAAAAAATTGAGTAAATTAATCCACCTGCTCAGATTCAAGGACTTCAAAACCTCTATGAGTATCTCAGAGATGCTGAAAGCCAACTTACTGCTGAGAGTACTGCGAAACCTCCTGTACAATGTGAAATAAATGGCAGAAGTGAAGTGCCTGTTGCTGCTGGTGCTGGAGACACCAACATATGTGGTGGTATTATCCAATTGTATTGGAGTTCTATTCTTGATAGGTGCTTGGATACAAATGATCAAGTTCGCCAGAGTGCACTTAAGGTGAATTAAGCAGGCATTATATTTCATTTCACACTTTATCTTATCATTTTACAATAGAAATAAGTTattcttgttcttgtagattgttGAAGTTGTACTTCGCCAGGGTTTAGTTCACCCTATTACCTGCGTTCCTCACCTTATAGTACTTGAAATGGACCCGCTGGAGGGGAACTCGAAGTTGGCTCATCATCTACTTATGAATATGAATGAAAAGTAAGTTGGCCCAACTTCCCATACTTATTTGTTTTATTATATTTGGAATAAAACACTATCTGATCAGTTCAAATTTGTTTGCAGGTACCCTTCATTTTTTGAAAGCCGCTTGGGTGATGGACTACAAATGTCATTTAAATTCTTTGAAATCATAGTCGGCAACCATAAGATGGCAGCAAACATAAAATCAAATCCAATTGCATTTGTCAAACCTGGCATATCTAGAATATACCGTCTTATCCGTTCAAATCGAAATTCCAGAAACAAATTTGTCCACTCGATAGTTCGGAAATTCGAGTCTGATAGCCGGAGTCGCAGCACAGTTAGCTTTCTTGTGTAAGTAATTTAAATAAAAATACACTTGTTGACGCTCTATTCTTTGATGAGGTATTGACTGTCATTTTGTCTACATATTGCAGATACTGTGCTGAAGTTCTTGCCTCCCTGCCTTTCACATGCTCCGATGAACCACTTTACTTGATCTATGATATAAATCGAGTTATTCACCTTAGAGCTGGAGGAGTCGAGGGCAATTTGAAAAGGTGGACTTCTATGTCTCAACCGCAGGATACGGCGGGTATGCCAACATTGCCAAGAGAGAGTCATGTTGTCATGCAAGAGCCTGGCGGATATTATGATAATGTGGGATATGTTCCTGAAAGGGTTAATGACAACAATCCTTGCAGTACTTCAGACGTGGACATGGCCAAAGTGCAGGTGGATGTGGACGTGGCCAAAGTGCAGGTGGATGTGGACATGACCAAAGTTCAGGTGTGTTAGAGAAGTTCTGGGTGGTAGGGTCCATTATTTCAATTGACCCATCAGGGAGGCTGCTGCCCTGAAACCTTTTTCATCTTATAATTTTCActaacttttttttctttttttgccaGGGAGATTGCCATGATGCAATAGCCCTCCAGCTACTACTGAAATTGAAGAGACATTTGAAAGTTGTTTATAGTTTAGATGATGCCCGCTGTCAGGTATGGTTTGCTCTTTATTTGGAGATTGGTACTGCTATTATGGGTGCATTTACATGAGACATGGTCTGTTTGTGTTTTAATACAGGCATTTTCTCTAAAGGAGCCTCCGAAATCTGGAGAAGCATTCTCCAGGCAGAATGTTCCTTTTAATATTGGCAACACTAACATCAGTCTGCCGAGCTGCCTGCAGGATGTAGCTTCTGTTTACCAGGTACTAAATAGTGAACTTAAGATTCCTTGGCAAGACAAAGCTGTATTAGTTTATGGTTTGGTATCTGGCATGTGCTACTCTCTTTTTTATTTGAAAGATATATCCTACCCTGTTCACGGTTGACGCTGATGTGGTTTGGTGGACATGATGCTCAGGATTTCAAGACAGCGCTCCGCGAAGATTCCATGGACTTTGCTGTGTTCATCCCTTCAGTTCAGACTAGGAAGCGCCCAACCCCAAGAAGTACGACGAGAGTCAGGAGAACGGCTGCCCCCAGTGTCACAAAAGCCCGTGGTGGTGCACGGggagacgattctgatgatgctgacgacgacgactggACCGGGGGCCCAAGAATGCTCGACTTCAGTGGGGGCGGCCGTGTGACAAGGCAGAGGGTCCAAGTATGATGACTGGTCTTGGTGCTTTTGTACATTCTAGGGAAACCTATAGCAGCTGACACAAGGAGAGTTAGGGCTGAGTTTTAGGTTTAAAGTCATTTAGGGTACATAGAAGcagaaaggaaaggaagatagCTTTTTACTTAGATGCCATTGATTTGGAGCACTCCTTTTCTTGCTCTGCCCCTGTCCTGTTTGTAATTCCCGTCGGGCTTTGGCAAAACTGACAAACGGGTTGTGCTCCGGCTTCTGATCTGATTCAATGGGAATGAAATTATTCCTTCTGTGAAATGATTCCTTTGCCTGTAATTGTCCCGCTCGCTGATGTTGTATCTGTACGTGTGCTAagcaaatttttttttggttCATAGTGCTTTATAATATACAGCTACTAAGCCTCATTCCGTTCATGTGTAATTCTCCGGGGAAGAAAGGAGCTAGCTACCTCCGGTAAAAGAGTAAGCTGCAAAAGACAAGCAGTATGCAGTAGTTTGCTGTTGCTGCTAGCTAGCTGAGATATATTttttagttgatttattattaaTTATTGAATTGTTGTGTAGGTAGGTGATGCTACAAAACGGGTGTCTGTCCGTCCGGACGGACCGTTCCACGCTCGCTCCCTCTTCCTAGGCCAAATTGCCAATAGCTCAACCGGCCGCCCCACTTATTTCCTCCCTTTCTCTTACACGTGGACCCGAAGGTcaactcctcttctccttcctctagACGGGAAACGTAGTCGATGCCTGTTTGTACGAGAGCACACGTGTTGCTTCCTACACCCGCTCTCAACCCAACCCACACTGACTCCCCGTCGCCCACCTCGATGGGCCGCCGCCGTCCTTGTCCCTCCTCACGGGCATCCTCTCCGACCTTGTGAAGATCAGCAACTCCTTCCAGCCACTGTGTGTGGCCAGGCGGCCAGGAGAGGGGGTCGTTGCTGGCTGGGCCCAAGCCAGGCGCAGGCCGTGCCACCATCCTCGGTCACTGGCAGGCCGAAAGCAgaaaatgcatgttgcaagcgtatgtttcaagtgttttagatggttcagaggtatgttgcaagtgtttcatgcgaATATTGCAatagtagatcaggatgttgcaataTGCTACACGGATGTTGTGATGTgctacacgtatgttgcaaatttCTATtcacaatgtttcatctgtttttccagacgtatgttgcagtgtgtttatttggatgttgcatatatttcacacgtatgttgcaagagtgTTATCtcgatgttgcgtatgttttacaatgaatttcaagtgtttttcaggtgtttttccaagtgtttcatttgtcttcagacgtatgttgcaaatgttgcatctagatgtttcaaaagtagatcgggtattGCATCTTCATCCTCGCTTTTTGTTGCCTTGCCTCGATGTCTTCTTCTGGCGCTGGCTGGGCATCCGCCGCTCCCTCTACCTCTTCTCGATGTTTGTGACGTTCGGGGCGGCGCAGACACAACGTGGGTGCGCGAAACAACGTGGAAAACAAACTGCAGGCGCGGGCATCCGGACGCTAGCAAAGCCCGATGTATATGTGCTTGCCGTAGATCTCCACTCTCCAGCGTGATGGTCTCCCCTTTTTTTTGAGTAGAAGCGTGATGGTTTCCTGTTTTTTTAGCAACACCACCTAGCTAGGAGGATTATACATATTACAAACATCATCAGGAGAACCAAACATGCCGCCTTAACTCAGCATGGATCGAGCTACGAACTATCCTATGAGCATCGGTATTTGAGTCTTTATGCTCATGTACAAACTCGATACTTCTAAAAAGCTATCTTTCTCGCGCATTGATCTCCCAGGTAACCTGTCTTTAGACTCCGACTTCGCCTTATTGGACAGTCACCTGGAAAGCGTGATGGTttcgtttttttttattttaggaAGGATGGTTTCGTGGTATAGTGGAACGGTACTACGTTCCCTTCGGTTGGGCTGGTAAGCCTCCTGGCCCATTAGTGCATCGCTCTACGGCCCGGCGGATGCAGAACGCGTGGTGCGAGGGCCCACACGTCAGTCGCGTTGCTGCTCAGGGTCCACCCGGTGCGGTGCCGACTGCCCCTCGCCTCGCGCACCGGAACCGGATCTCGTCACCGCCCCCTGTTGTTTGTTCCTTTCGGATCTCGTCGGCGCCGTCCCTCCCACGTTgccctctgccgccgccaccaccacctcctgcgCCGGCGCTCCTCTGCGACGCAAGTTCGCCTCCGGAGCTCGATCCTGTCTCCCTCGCCTCCGCCTCTAGGTAGGAGGAAGTCGTCGCCTTCTTAGGTCAAGCCTGAGCTTCCTGACTTTTGTCCATGTGTAATGGTCTTGCAGATGTTACATGCTTTTCTAGTCCCTCGGAATAATTAACATCGATTACACAATCATGGAAGAGCAGCAAGTCAAGCCATCAGATCTGCCACCCACTAGTTCGGACAATCAGGATCCAGTTGCAACTCCTCCTGTTACCAGTGCTGATCCTGTTCGTCCGGCTGCTTCAACTGATTCTCCCAGTCAGGTTGCCGGTTCAGCTCCTGCACCTACCGCTGCTCCTGCAGGGCGTGAGGCGCCAGCATCCGTGTTTTCTGCATCTGGTTTATCCTCCTGGGCTAAGAACCTAAAAATCCCCCAGCCTTCATCAGGTCAAGAATCACCTACAGGAAAGAATACCTTTGCCCGTTTAACAAGTGGCCTTGGACTGCGTATGTCTCCAAAAGCGGCACAGCAAGATGAGGGTGCTGAAGGAAGCACCTCCCCAACAACAGGACAGCCCGGTGTTTTTGGTTCTTTGACGAAAGGCATTGTGGATTCCTCTAAGAATGCTGTAAAGGCAGTGCAAGTCAAGGCTCGCCACATGGTCTCACAGAATAAAAGACGATACCAGGTACTTCTAGTTCTACATGGGCATCTGAAGATGGAAAGTTGACATCTTCGAGTACTCTTGTTGTTCAGTTCTCTAGTGTAACATAATCAAGATACAATCACACAAGTGTCCATTCATCATCTTCATTCAGTGATGGTAAACTTGTTGCATAATGTGCTTTTGTTCCAGTGTGCATCGATGCTAATGACTGTCAACTTAAATCTATATAATAATCTATATGCTCATATCTAACTTGCAGCAAGTTTGTACACATTACTCAGGTTTATCTAATTCTCGCATTTTGTGTTTCTACACATGCTCTCAATATCTATAGGTCCTTGGCACATGGTAGGGTGATGCTTAGATCCTAGGTGACCGTGTTGAACGTTAGTTTCTCAATCAGGGAGATCTTGCTTTGTGCCTGATGATGATAATAAATCATCACTTCTATGTACTTTGATATAAACACTAAGGGCAATTGGAGAACGGAACATTTTCTTACAGGAGCAAGAATCATCAATTTGATGCTGCTGATTAACCTTTTTATAAATCATGTGGGGTTGATTGTTGTCATTGACACCTGAAGGAATTGTATGTCAGATCATATTAGTGATGATCCTTTAGTTGATTAAGTTTTGTAGATTTAATATAATGGAAAGATGTAATGATCTGATTCTGCTACTTACTCAGGAAGGAGGATTTGATTTAGACATGACATATGTTACTGAGAACATAATTGCTATGGGTTTTCCTGCTGGTGACTTGAGTTCAGGGCTTTTTGGATACTTTGAGGTCAGTATACAAGCGAGATTTCGATGTTCCTTAAAGCTTGTTCCCTTTTATATGCCCTCATGGAAAAAGGGAAAGTAATACTCCATTGCAGGGTTTTCTAGCCGCAACCACATGGAGGAAGTCATCAGGTTCTTTGAAATGCACCATAAGGTAACTTTTGCTTGTTATTAAGTTACTTAAAAATTAACATAAATGCTTCCCAGGTGACacatttcatattgttggttaTAGTTTATTGCTATTCTTGTCCATTTTCCTACACCACCATACCTTGAACTTACTGCATTGTCTTCATGTTATTAATGTAGCACGAGCCATCTTTGGCAGTCAAGGACTAGGTTCAATAGAGCAAGCACTTCATAGCTCATCCTCTGAGAATGAGACAGGAATAAACTTTAGAAGGATATTATCGGTGTTAGAGCAGTAGggatgtgaccggaaggtcccgggttcgagttcgcggtctcctcgcattgcacaggcgaggg contains these protein-coding regions:
- the LOC136532266 gene encoding phosphatidylinositol 3,4,5-trisphosphate 3-phosphatase and protein-tyrosine-phosphatase PTEN2A-like, coding for MEEQQVKPSDLPPTSSDNQDPVATPPVTSADPVRPAASTDSPSQVAGSAPAPTAAPAGREAPASVFSASGLSSWAKNLKIPQPSSGQESPTGKNTFARLTSGLGLRMSPKAAQQDEGAEGSTSPTTGQPGVFGSLTKGIVDSSKNAVKAVQVKARHMVSQNKRRYQEGGFDLDMTYVTENIIAMGFPAGDLSSGLFGYFEVRFSSRNHMEEVIRFFEMHHKGKYTVYTLCSERLLTMHLFLKGKVACFPFDDHNCPPIQLVISFCHSAYSWLKEDIENVVVVHCKAGKARTGLMISSLLLFLKFFPTAEESIEYYNQKRCVDGKGLILASQIRYVKYFERILTYFNGENQPPRRCMLRGFRLHRCPYWIRPSITVSNHNGVLFSTKKHPRTKELMVSIFICEPLLFCVQLLIGL